One region of Wyeomyia smithii strain HCP4-BCI-WySm-NY-G18 chromosome 3, ASM2978416v1, whole genome shotgun sequence genomic DNA includes:
- the LOC129730812 gene encoding cytochrome b-c1 complex subunit Rieske, mitochondrial isoform X1, whose product MIGNLAKLSFVRGVSQSVASGLKAAAVPVIVAADPTVAGPTTVVASSPNRSLPRFVVRVVSGVAATGQIRLAHTDIQVPDFSDYRREQVKRPNAKNDSADDRAAFTYLMVGGAAVSTAYVAKAIVSTFVSSMSASADVLAMAKIEIKLGDIPEGKSVTFKWRGKPLFIRHRTGAEIATEQAVNTGTLRDPESDSDRVKNPEWLVVIGVCTHLGCVPIANAGDFGGYYCPCHGSHYDASGRIRKGPAPLNLEVPYYEFPEDDLVVVG is encoded by the exons ATGATTGGGAATCTAGCAAAGCTGTCGTTCGTTCGCGGAGTGTCCCAGAGCGTTGCTAGTGGTCTGAAGGCAGCTGCCGTTCCGGTCATAGTTGCTGCGGATCCAACCGTTGCAGGTCCGACCACGGTCGTAGCCAGCTCTCCGAACAGATCGCTACCCCGATTTGTTGTCCGGGTTGTGTCTGGAGTTGCAG CTACTGGTCAAATCCGTTTGGCCCATACTGACATCCAGGTGCCGGATTTTTCCGATTATCGCCGAGAACAGGTGAAACGACCGAACGCTAAGAATGACTCTGCTGATGACCGCGCTGCTTTCACTTACCTGATGGTTGGCG GAGCCGCTGTAAGCACTGCTTATGTTGCCAAAGCGATAGTTTCAACATTTGTTTCATCAATGAGCGCCTCTGCCGATGTGTTAGCCATGGCCAAAATTGAAATCAAGCTTGGCGACATACCTGAGGGTAAGTCTGTTACCTTCAAATGGCGTGGTAAACCACTTTTCATTCGTCACCGCACCGGGGCTGAAATTGCAACGGAGCAAGCTGTTAACACTGGCACCTTGCGAGATCCCGAAAGCGACTCT GATCGCGTCAAGAATCCGGAATGGCTGGTTGTTATTGGTGTGTGTACGCATCTTGGCTGTGTGCCAATTGCAAACGCTGGTGATTTCGGCGGATACTATTGCCCGTGCCACGGATCCCACTACGATGCCTCCGGTCGCATTCGCAAAGGACCAGCGCCCCTAAATTTGGAGGTTCCGTACTACGAATTCCCAGAAGATGATCTTGTAGTTGTTGGTTAG
- the LOC129730811 gene encoding la protein homolog: protein MTEVEAKNGNVEEVGKPENDAPVASTEEAQPADNQEDAVPIAKTDDEAPAAENLSKLEASIVRQLEYYFGDANLSRDKFLLEQIQKDDGWVPLDVLLTFKRLHALSEDKKVIVDAIEKSDEGLIEISEDREKLRRHPERPLAEQNEETRKEIYARTVYVKGFAPDDGTQMNELIEFFEPFEKVTNIVMRKYHDKATKKYMFKGSVFITFATKEQCAKFLNKGKMEYKGKELICKMQDDYFEEQKSERRKKDKKKQEDKLDISHLPKVACVHLDGFGKETSRETIKEAVLKLDESFEVAFIDYKKTDSNGVLRFANEGTGKKFIEKLTDGKIKIDEEDITVRLLEGDEETEFLRKVVKDQQAKRQANNARNKGRHQKYNRNNSGGRKRKNNEDVGEDEPVSKKSTKEESA from the exons ATGACTGAGGTCGAAGCAAAGAATGGTAACGTTGAAGAAGTTGGTAAACCAGAGAACGACGCTCCGGTGGCATCTACCGAGGAAGCGCAGCCCGCTGATAATCAGGAAGACGCTGTTCCAATTGCAAAAACGGACGACGAAGCGCCTGCTGCGGAAAATTTGTCCAAACTAGAAGCATCTATTGTTCGTCAACTTGAATATTATTTCGGAGATGCGAATTTATCGCGGGATAAATTTTTACTCGAGCAGATTCAGAAAGACGATGGCTGGGTTCCTTTGGATGTACTTTTGACATTTAAGCGTCTGCATGCGTTAAGTGAGGACAAAAAAGTGATTGTTGATGCGATTGAAAAGTCCGACGAAGGACTGATTGAAATTAGCGAGGATCGCGAGAAACTGCGACGACATCCCGAACGCCCGTTGGCAGAGCAAAATGAGGAAACACGAAAGGAAATTTACGCTCGTACGGTTTATGTGAAAGGATTTGCCCCCGACGATGGAACTCAAATGAACGAGTTGATTGAATTTTTTGAACCTTTCGAAAAGGTTACCAACATTGTTATGCGCAAATATCATGATAAAGCTACCAAAAAGTATATGTTCAAAGGTAGTGTTTTCATTACTTTTGCTACTAAGGAGCAGTGCGCTAAATTTTTGAACAAGGGAAAAATGGAATATAAAGGGAAGGAGTTGATTTGTAAAATGCAGGATGACTATTTCGAGGAGCAGAAATCCGAACGAAGGAAAAAGGATAAGAAGAAGCAGGAGGATAAATTAGATATTTCGCATTTGCCTAAGGTAGCATGCGTtcatttggatggatttggaaAGGAAACTAGCCGTGAGACCATCAAAGAGGCAGTTTTGAAGTTGGACGAATCATTCGAAGTGGCGTTTATTGATTATAAGAAAACGGACAGCAATGGAGTTCTGCGGTTTGCGAACGAAGGAACGGGAAagaaattcattgaaaaattgaCCGATGGCAAG ATTAAAATCGACGAGGAAGACATAACTGTTCGATTGCTGGAGGGTGACGAGGAAACAGAGTTTCTCCGAAAGGTGGTTAAAGACCAGCAAGCTAAACGACAGGCCAACAATGCCAGGAATAAGGGACGACACCAGAAATACAATCGGAACAACAGTGGCGGCAGAAAACGAAAGAATAACGAAGATGTAGGAGAAGACGAACCTGTCAGTAAAAAATCGACGAAAGAAGAAAGTGCGTAA
- the LOC129728057 gene encoding thioredoxin-related transmembrane protein 2 homolog, with protein sequence MSFKKDVVLLIKPYYWVNILMSISYIAAKRAPMICNFLWTYLFNQQDQCELDGRETEILFFLLIVVMIRTRKTGSVTMINYLTSSFTYTKVANLGLWFYSDIRLGLIYGALFILVALTLPEPTYSGPDNVVYLRTENGLDEELERDKRINWLVTFYTVWNPACANFAPIIAELSAEYNLPNLKFGKVDIGRFPNIGQKYHVSDSSFSRQLPTVILFRNGKEVTRRPHADAKGKLVKFFFSADNVKAAFDLNNLYKECKENPIKGPKAITSAAEKKKN encoded by the coding sequence ATGTCATTCAAGAAGGACGTGGTCCTGCTCATTAAGCCCTATTACTGGGTCAACATTCTTATGAGTATTTCGTACATCGCAGCCAAGCGTGCACCAATGATATGTAACTTTCTGTGGACATATCTGTTCAACCAACAAGACCAGTGCGAACTGGATGGCCGAGAAACAGAGATTCTGTTTTTCCTGCTTATTGTGGTGATGATTCGTACCAGAAAAACAGGAAGTGTTACAATGATCAACTATTTAACATCCAGTTTTACCTATACCAAAGTAGCAAATCTCGGGTTGTGGTTCTATAGCGATATACGGTTAGGATTAATTTATGGTGCATTGTTCATCCTGGTAGCGTTAACTCTTCCAGAACCTACTTATTCTGGTCCCGATAATGTTGTATACCTACGTACGGAAAATGGCCTTGATGAAGAGCTGGAGCGTGATAAGCGGATTAACTGGTTAGTAACGTTTTACACCGTGTGGAATCCAGCATGCGCTAACTTTGCTCCCATTATTGCCGAACTATCGGCGGAGTATAATTTGCCTAATCTAAAGTTTGGTAAAGTCGACATAGGGCGATTCCCAAACATTGGCCAAAAGTACCACGTCTCCGACAGTTCTTTCAGCCGGCAGCTCCCCACAGTGATATTGTTCCGTAATGGCAAAGAAGTGACACGACGACCACATGCGGATGCCAAGGGAAAGCTggttaaatttttcttttctgCTGATAACGTTAAAGCTGCCTTTGATCTAAACAACCTTTATAAGGAATGCAAGGAAAATCCAATCAAGGGACCAAAAGCAATCACGTCGGCTGCGgagaagaagaaaaattaa
- the LOC129730842 gene encoding sphingosine-1-phosphate phosphatase 1-like, with translation MTAAAIQYLKSPELVVKVQEFFGIEYLKQRKAKIDVGGLSDSNGYDHWPDKCKTTIKSTNGTAKANCEQIDTNDKKESAQDSGGDERYRVNNKFWYYFFLLGTELGDEIFYATFIPLWFWNIDSAVGRRVVMVWSAIMYVGQTLKDVIRWPRPTYPVSRLQKKWALEYGMPSTHAMVSVAIPFSVLIYTYDRYIYSLPFGLAFALVWCAVICFSRIYLGMHTVLDIIAGLVLVVLLMIPLIPIVDKLDYIIVTSRWSPIFVLTISITLIVFYPDSGIWTPTRGDTTLTVSVCAGIEIGAWLHYMLGDFTAPNNPPPYEIIWPSYAMLGMLLLRTVLGLCCIVATRAFGKSISYAFVCFLLGRDKNELRRSENTLENKNKIIVELSYKFYTYGMIGFNTQYLLPTVFKLLRIGRPDFYTEI, from the exons ATGACTGCCGCTGCGATTCAGTATCTTAAGAGCCCTGAGCTGGTAGTTAAGGTTCAAGAATTTTTCGGCATCGAATATCTGAAACAGCGAAAAGCAAAAATCGATGTAGGTGGGTTGTCGGATAGCAATGGTTATGACCACTGGCCGGACAAATGTAAAACAACGATCAAATCTACAAACGGAACTGCAAAGGCAAACTGCGAACAAATTGATACGAATGATAAGAAAGAATCAGCACAAGATAGCGGCGGCGATGAACGGTATCGcgtgaataacaaattttggtaTTACTTCTTCCTACTCGGAACAGAGCTAGGGGATGAGATTTTTTACGCTACATTCATTCCTCTGTGGTTTTGGAACATTGACAGCGCAGTGGGTCGACGGGTTGTCATGGTTTGGTCAGCGATAATGTATGTCG GTCAAACCTTAAAGGACGTTATTCGATGGCCCAGACCTACTTACCCCGTTAGCCGGTTGCAGAAGAAATGGGCCCTGGAGTATGGGATGCCATCTACGCATGCGATGGTATCCGTAGCAATACCGTTCTCGGTTTTGATTTATACCTACGACAGGTATATTTATTCCTTGCCTTTCGGGTTGGCATTCGCTCTGGTTTGGTGTGCAGTAATCTGTTTCAGTCGTATTTATTTAGGAATGCATACAGTGCTG GACATAATAGCTGGGCTGGTCTTAGTTGTGCTACTAATGATACCATTGATTCCGATTGTAGACAAATTAGATTACATTATAGTTACTAGTCGCTGgtcgcctatttttgtgttgaCTATTTCCATTACGCTTATAGTGTTCTATCCGGATTCTGGAATTTGGACACCGACTAG AGGAGATACTACACTTACGGTTAGCGTTTGTGCTGGAATCGAAATTGGGGCCTGGTTGCATTACATGCTTGGTGATTTTACGGCGCCGAACAATCCTCCACCATACGAAATCATTTGGCCCTCGTATGCTATGCTGGGAATGCTTCTACTGCGAACGGTTCTCGGCCTTTGTTGCATTGTGGCAACTCGTGCCTTTGGGAAATCTATTTCCTATGCGTTTGTTTGTTTCCTTTTAGGTCGAGACAAAAACGAGCTCCGCCGGTCGGAAAATACTCTGGAAAACAAGAACAAAATCATCGTTGAGCTTTCGTACAAGTTTTATACCTATGGAATGATTGGCTTTAACACGCAATATCTTTTACCGACTGTGTTCAAACTGTTGCGAATAGGTCGACCAGatttttacacggaaatttgA
- the LOC129730812 gene encoding cytochrome b-c1 complex subunit Rieske, mitochondrial isoform X2 — MIGNLAKLSFVRGVSQSVASGLKAAAVPVIVAADPTVAATGQIRLAHTDIQVPDFSDYRREQVKRPNAKNDSADDRAAFTYLMVGGAAVSTAYVAKAIVSTFVSSMSASADVLAMAKIEIKLGDIPEGKSVTFKWRGKPLFIRHRTGAEIATEQAVNTGTLRDPESDSDRVKNPEWLVVIGVCTHLGCVPIANAGDFGGYYCPCHGSHYDASGRIRKGPAPLNLEVPYYEFPEDDLVVVG, encoded by the exons ATGATTGGGAATCTAGCAAAGCTGTCGTTCGTTCGCGGAGTGTCCCAGAGCGTTGCTAGTGGTCTGAAGGCAGCTGCCGTTCCGGTCATAGTTGCTGCGGATCCAACCGTTGCAG CTACTGGTCAAATCCGTTTGGCCCATACTGACATCCAGGTGCCGGATTTTTCCGATTATCGCCGAGAACAGGTGAAACGACCGAACGCTAAGAATGACTCTGCTGATGACCGCGCTGCTTTCACTTACCTGATGGTTGGCG GAGCCGCTGTAAGCACTGCTTATGTTGCCAAAGCGATAGTTTCAACATTTGTTTCATCAATGAGCGCCTCTGCCGATGTGTTAGCCATGGCCAAAATTGAAATCAAGCTTGGCGACATACCTGAGGGTAAGTCTGTTACCTTCAAATGGCGTGGTAAACCACTTTTCATTCGTCACCGCACCGGGGCTGAAATTGCAACGGAGCAAGCTGTTAACACTGGCACCTTGCGAGATCCCGAAAGCGACTCT GATCGCGTCAAGAATCCGGAATGGCTGGTTGTTATTGGTGTGTGTACGCATCTTGGCTGTGTGCCAATTGCAAACGCTGGTGATTTCGGCGGATACTATTGCCCGTGCCACGGATCCCACTACGATGCCTCCGGTCGCATTCGCAAAGGACCAGCGCCCCTAAATTTGGAGGTTCCGTACTACGAATTCCCAGAAGATGATCTTGTAGTTGTTGGTTAG
- the LOC129729848 gene encoding crossover junction endonuclease MUS81: MPVSAPQRMIRKIRVNRQLSAASDNTVRQISCKIKCPNPLFERWLQEMLSKAEEQNSMSRIPLQKALNSLRRYPLPIASGRDCFMLLDFGRTICELLEKRLQAYRQSFPNEQTFASKIDTEAEKILNDKNQCYYHQLTAETPKLTSECEQPEAVIDDDQFNLPNDSIYNSLDIADCQNVIISNPQVILFVDTQEIIGKSKSYLDRTLKELEQYHVPHEVKRLGVGDFLWIIRDNNGREFILPYIVERKRMDDLASSLKDGRFHEQKFRLKQCRLANVIYLIEHLGNNRQVGVPAGTLSQAALNTYVHGFTVKYTENHHHTVQYLSVMTKLLQTNLKDKTFWNITKDSQDPVPTYDFNQQRVPLLQFEVFNTQSSKTRECTVREIFMKQLLQIKLLTIDKVNAIVERYPTPKKLYLAFEKCCSEQEKERLLNLPYGPTKRTIGLKLSAIIYQLFMNDVYQR, encoded by the exons ATGCCTGTGTCTGCACCGCAACGTATGATTCGTAAAATTCGTGTTAACCGTCAGCTATCAGCTGCATCCGACAATACAGTGCGCCAAATTAGTTGTAAAATCAAGTGCCCCAATCCGTTATTTGAACGATGGCTTCAGGAGATGCTGTCGAAAGCAGAGGAACAGAATTCCATGAGTCGTATACCTTTACAAAAGGCACTAAACTCGCTTCGTCGTTATCCTCTTCCGATTGCGTCAGGACGAGATTGTTTTATGCTATTAGACTTTGGTAGAACAATATGCGAGTTACTTGAAAAACGGTTACAAGCATACCGGCAGAGTTTTCCAAACGAGCAAACATTTGCTTCGAAAATTGACACGGAAGCGGAAAAAATCTTAAACGATAAGAATCAATGTTACTATCATCAACTCACTGCTGAAACACCAAAACTTACTAGTGAATGTGAACAACCGGAGGCAGTGATTGATGATGATCAATTTAATCTGCCGAATGATTCTATTTATAATAGTTTGGATATTGCTGATTGTCAAAACGTGATCATATCAAATCCCCAAGTAATTTTGTTTGTAGATACTCAAGAAATAATTGGCAAATCAAAAAGTTACCTGGATCGCACGTTGAAGGAGCTTGAACAGTATCATGTGCCCCATGAAGTTAAGCGTTTAGGCGTTGGTGATTTTCTCTGGATTATACGTGATAACAATGGCCGGGAGTTTATACTTCCGTACATTGTGGAACGAAAAAGAATGGATGATCTTGCAAGTAGTTTGAAAGATGGTCGCTTCCACGAACAGAAATTTCGGCTGAAGCAATGTAGATTGGCCAATGTTATCTATTTAATAGAGCATTTGGGAAATAATCGTCAAGTTGGTGTTCCAGCAGGTACTCTTTCACAGGCTGCTCTGAACACATATGTACATGGATTTACCGTGAAATATACGGAGAATCATCACCACACTGTTCAGTATTTATCAGTTATGACCAAGCTTCTCCAAACTAATTTAAAG GATAAGACATTCTGGAACATCACAAAAGATTCTCAGGACCCAGTTCCCACATATGACTTTAACCAGCAGAGAGTTCCGCTGCTTCAGTTCGAAGTCTTCAATACCCAATCATCCAAAACCCGCGAGTGTACAGTTCGAGAAATATTTATGAAACAATTACTTCAAATTAAGCTGCTAACGATCGACAAGGTGAACGCTATTGTCGAACGTTATCCAACGCCGAAGAAACTTTATTTAGCCTTCGAGAAGTGCTGCAGTGAGCAGGAGAAAGAACGCCTATTAAATCTACCATACGGACCCACGAAAAGGACAATCGGGCTGAAGCTGAGTGCAATCATTTATCAATTATTCATGAACGACGTCTATCAACGTTAA
- the LOC129730844 gene encoding protein TIPIN homolog, with amino-acid sequence MSDLFGGSGDSGDENAGRISDGDDLPDTNDDPEAAADEVAKPVKVEPKKRTVRNPRVTLNVQRLCGPRGVTDIENYFKNVRYRGKGHEEENLKVIMQRMQHWAHRMFPKYTFDDCLEKCETLGNKQAMKSYMHKYRMGMLEEPVVLTTEEAEHSRQETNVLDNNLDPLDSMLEEQIAISRAGNLNTSGVGYLSVSEKNFDSLREDSTSLPPSTPSKAPAPLTEEMRAKIAENRLKALEIRKTKMLAAANVGNEDESVNSAS; translated from the coding sequence ATGTCTGATCTATTTGGCGGTTCCGGCGATAGCGGTGATGAAAATGCCGGTAGAATATCTGACGGTGATGATCTACCAGACACGAATGACGACCCAGAAGCAGCAGCAGATGAAGTCGCTAAACCAGTGAAGGTGGAACCGAAAAAACGAACTGTTCGGAATCCCAGGGTAACGCTTAATGTTCAAAGACTATGCGGGCCTCGAGGGGTAACTGACATAGAAAACTActttaaaaatgttagatatcGTGGAAAAGGACACGAAGAAGAGAATCTTAAAGTTATCATGCAACGTATGCAACACTGGGCACACCGAATGTTTCCAAAATACACGTTTGATGACTGCTTGGAAAAATGTGAAACACTTGGGAACAAGCAAGCGATGAAGTCCTACATGCACAAATACCGGATGGGGATGCTTGAGGAACCCGTAGTTTTAACAACCGAAGAAGCTGAGCATTCAAGACAGGAAACTAACGTGTTAGACAACAATCTTGACCCACTGGATAGTATGCTTGAAGAACAAATTGCTATTTCACGAGCCGGTAACTTGAACACTTCCGGCGTTGGATATTTATCTGTTTCTGAAAAGAACTTCGATTCTCTGCGCGAAGACAGTACATCGTTACCGCCGTCAACCCCTTCGAAGGCACCGGCACCATTGACAGAAGAGATGCGAGCCAAAATAGCTGAAAACCGTTTGAAGGCACTGGAAATTCGAAAAACGAAAATGTTGGCTGCGGCAAATGTAGGGAACGAGGATGAGTCGGTAAATTCTGCTTCGTAG
- the LOC129730843 gene encoding glutaminyl-peptide cyclotransferase produces MPRMHGFYVFLAVVLVQIHAQIKFPANNQNREWENHRPQEISLAALEKLSSLSQTNNLNDVLKRLLIERVVGTPGHQEARNFIVDYMQKLNWSVELDDFEDETPIFGKLKFSNIIATLNPKAERFLVLACHYDSKYFKDQVFIGATDSAVPCAMMLDLANSMKPWLDSAKSNNKLSLQLVFFDGEEAFKQWGPTDSIYGARHLASRWESEDKLKRIDMLVLLDLLGAPDPNFYSYFKNTESWYAHLLSVEERLDQSGHLEHYSYSSVVPNQPQAVRYFQPRSYYAYIEDDHIPFLQRKVPILHIIPTPFPDVWHKLADDGTAVDISTVQNLIKVFRIFVAEYLHLNL; encoded by the exons ATGCCACGAATGCATGGATTTTACGTGTTTCTAGCTGTAGTTCTGGTTCAGATACATGCCCAGATCAAATTTCCAGCCAATAATCAGAACCGCGAATGG gagaACCATCGCCCACAAGAGATTTCTCTTGCCGCATTAGAAAAGTTATCCAGTCTATCGCAAACAaacaatttaaatgatgttttgAAGAGGCTGTTAATAGAACGCGTTGTAGGAACACCCGGCCATCAAGAGGCTCGAAACTTCATAGTAGATTATATGCAAAAGCTCAACTGGTCAGTGGAACTAGATGATTTTGAGGATGAAACGCCAATATTCGGAAAGCTGAAATTTTCCAACATCATTGCCACACTCAACCCAAAAGCGGAACGGTTCCTTGTGCTAGCTTGCCATTACGACAGTAAATACTTCAAAGATCAGGTGTTTATTGGAGCGACCGACTCAGCAGTTCCTTGCGCAATGATGTTGGATTTGGCCAATTCCATGAAACCGTGGCTCGACAGTGCAAAATCGAACAACAAATTGAGTTTACAGTTAGTTTTCTTCGACGGTGAAGAAGCCTTCAAACAGTGGGGTCCAACCGACTCGATCTACGGTGCTCGACACTTAGCATCTCGCTGGGAATCTGAAGATAAACTGAAACGCATTGATATGTTGGTATTGTTAGATTTACTAGGAGCGCCGGATCCAAACTTTTACAgctacttcaaaaataccgaaagcTGGTACGCTCATCTCCTTTCCGTAGAAGAACGATTAGACCAATCGGGACATTTGGAACACTACAGTTATAGCAGTGTGGTCCCGAATCAGCCGCAAGCAGTTCGCTATTTTCAACCACGGTCTTATTACGCTTACATCGAAGACGACCATATTCCATTCCTACAGCGAAAGGTGCCCATCCTGCATATTATTCCTACGCCTTTTCCAGATGTGTGGCACAAGCTTGCGGATGACGGCACTGCCGTTGATATCAGTACCGTGCAGAACCTAATCAAGGTTTTCCGCATATTCGTTGCCGAATATTTACATCTGAACCTGTGA